In Eleutherodactylus coqui strain aEleCoq1 chromosome 4, aEleCoq1.hap1, whole genome shotgun sequence, the following are encoded in one genomic region:
- the LOC136625253 gene encoding cystatin-A1-like: protein MAGTTNEQAGEPIPHRVGGFGDEKPATEEIQEIADSVKYDFLKQSGANATKFVALYYQSQVVAGTNYRIKVDIGGDCYCLEIFVPLPYTGNKPELTSYKKKETCKDVCHS, encoded by the exons ATGGCTGGTACTACTAATGAACAGGCAGGTGAGCCTATACCACATCGGGTTGGTGGATTCGGTGATGAAAAGCCTGCTACCGAAGAAATACAAGAGATCGCTGACTCG GTAAAATATGATTTTCTGAAACAAAGTGGTGCTAATGCCACAAAGTTTGTGGCGCTCTACTACCAATCTCAAGTCGTTGCTGGAACAAACTACCGTATCAAG GTCGATATCGGAGGGGATTGCTATTGTCTGGAAATATTTGTTCCTCTACCTTATACTGGAAATAAACCAGAGCTGACAAGCTACAAGAAGAAGGAGACTTGTAAAGATGTTTGTCATTCCTAG